In a single window of the Suttonella indologenes genome:
- a CDS encoding HpcH/HpaI aldolase/citrate lyase family protein → MINPYQLGASLYVPAIHEQLPAIARGDRLGFVRSLIYCTEDALHPNDLPQAFAQLQLLLDTLPAQDRRLHFIRLRNPQVMQEILQLRGIEKISGFVLPKISPHNLHEYAPLLSYDFALMPTLETGDTFLESAMLDLRRQLLHPEWFARILCLRIGGNDLLSLLHMRRSRDATIYQGALGVLIARLVGIFKPYGFYLTAPVFEFLEEQALLAQEVQEDLRYGLIGKTAIHPEQIPLIERHYRVSAGDKYLAEQILSSQRAVFNADATMQEVSTHSNWAQAVLKAWAVYGEK, encoded by the coding sequence ATGATTAATCCTTATCAACTAGGCGCTTCTTTATATGTGCCTGCCATTCACGAGCAATTGCCGGCGATTGCGCGCGGCGACAGGCTCGGCTTTGTGCGCAGCTTGATTTATTGCACCGAAGATGCCCTGCATCCCAATGATTTGCCGCAAGCTTTTGCGCAATTGCAATTATTATTAGATACCTTGCCGGCGCAAGACCGACGGCTGCATTTTATCCGCCTGCGCAATCCGCAAGTGATGCAGGAAATCTTGCAATTGCGCGGTATTGAGAAAATCAGCGGCTTTGTTCTGCCGAAAATAAGTCCGCATAATCTGCATGAGTATGCGCCGCTGCTGTCTTATGATTTTGCCCTGATGCCGACTTTGGAAACCGGCGATACCTTCCTTGAAAGCGCGATGCTGGATTTGCGCCGCCAATTATTGCATCCCGAATGGTTCGCAAGGATTTTATGTCTGCGCATCGGCGGCAATGATTTATTGAGCCTGCTGCACATGCGCCGCTCGCGCGATGCCACGATTTATCAAGGCGCATTGGGCGTATTGATTGCGCGTTTGGTCGGTATCTTCAAGCCCTACGGCTTTTATTTGACTGCGCCCGTATTTGAATTTTTGGAAGAACAGGCATTGCTGGCGCAGGAAGTACAGGAAGATTTGCGCTACGGCTTAATCGGCAAAACCGCCATTCACCCCGAACAAATTCCCCTGATTGAGCGGCATTACCGCGTCTCTGCCGGCGATAAATACCTCGCCGAGCAGATTCTCTCCAGTCAAAGGGCGGTATTTAATGCCGATGCCACTATGCAGGAAGTCAGCACGCACAGCAATTGGGCGCAGGCGGTACTCAAGGCTTGGGCGGTGTATGGGGAGAAATGA
- a CDS encoding cysteine protease StiP family protein has product MMKAFHGSYLPHQVQFLLKPIEMQLMEDVKEKERLIQTGAKHYSEMLSPEALPSPAYWALFERACAQHLPQMAQDCRQLAALIARERQAPVLVSLARAGTPVGVALQAILSWHYGRQVPHFSVSIIRDRGIDANALRYILQQGFASEQIVFIDGWTGKGVIHRELCKAVADVNRREDVNLSSDLYVLSDLAGVTPFAAGSEDYLIPSAILNACVSGLVSRSILNEQIGATDFHGCVFFKEWAAHDVSQRFIRDLLNHVPQGDLPPAQPLPTAERAQQNRDFIAAMQAEFAIGNVNLIKPGIGEATRVLLRRQPQRLLLRDADLPAVQHLRQLAAEKQVTIEIRPRLPYLATALIQKRNHD; this is encoded by the coding sequence ATGATGAAAGCCTTTCATGGCAGTTATTTGCCGCATCAGGTGCAGTTTTTGCTCAAGCCGATCGAGATGCAATTGATGGAGGACGTGAAAGAAAAAGAGCGTTTGATTCAAACGGGGGCGAAGCATTATAGCGAGATGCTTTCGCCCGAGGCTTTGCCTTCGCCGGCGTATTGGGCTTTGTTCGAACGCGCCTGCGCGCAGCATTTGCCGCAGATGGCGCAGGATTGCCGACAATTGGCGGCTTTGATTGCCCGAGAGCGGCAGGCGCCGGTTTTGGTTTCTTTGGCACGGGCGGGGACGCCGGTGGGCGTGGCTTTGCAGGCGATATTAAGCTGGCATTACGGCAGACAGGTGCCGCATTTTTCCGTCTCGATTATTCGTGATCGCGGGATTGATGCCAATGCGTTGCGCTATATTTTGCAGCAGGGTTTTGCGTCCGAGCAGATTGTGTTTATCGACGGCTGGACGGGCAAGGGCGTGATTCATCGCGAATTGTGCAAGGCGGTGGCGGATGTTAATCGGCGCGAAGATGTGAATTTGAGCAGCGATTTGTATGTTTTGAGCGATTTGGCGGGCGTAACGCCTTTTGCCGCCGGCAGCGAGGATTATTTGATTCCTTCGGCGATTTTAAATGCTTGCGTGAGCGGTTTGGTCAGTCGTTCGATTTTGAATGAACAGATTGGCGCGACGGATTTTCACGGCTGCGTGTTTTTTAAAGAATGGGCGGCGCATGATGTGTCGCAGCGTTTTATTCGGGATTTGCTCAATCACGTGCCGCAGGGCGATTTGCCGCCGGCACAGCCTTTGCCGACCGCGGAAAGAGCGCAGCAGAACCGCGATTTCATTGCCGCCATGCAGGCGGAATTTGCCATCGGTAATGTGAATTTAATCAAGCCCGGCATCGGCGAAGCCACACGCGTCTTGTTGCGTCGTCAGCCGCAAAGACTGCTGCTGCGCGATGCCGATTTGCCCGCCGTGCAACATTTGCGGCAATTGGCGGCGGAAAAGCAGGTGACGATTGAGATTCGCCCCCGACTGCCTTATTTAGCCACCGCCCTTATTCAGAAAAGAAATCATGATTAA
- a CDS encoding Wadjet anti-phage system protein JetD domain-containing protein: MKFPDDVLNILRRRFDANYRQWLQQGFGECSVSLGLPSEQKAQQDMQRFLAWLQAWQKWQGGGELRYSQKQWKHLSVQRLPEKLLFTQAEALAAAIGRAEAWQSMRKRYQSLVNQWRQLAGVAAKHIEKLSSYSDEDFLRLQHLLLWLIEHEAASLYPRQLPIAGMDSKWLESRKGLIVDCLSAIRGGLNEKDFYACTGLLAPPTRLRMRILDADLRRLCGGLSDISAPVAEIAALAIAPRRVFIVENVQTGLAFTDMRQTVVMMGLGYAVDVLAEIVWLKQAYVYYWGDIDTHGFAILHRARTYVPHLQSILMDEATMLAHQSLWGREDKPHSADGFEGLMPTEQSLYETLKNNRYAQHLRLEQERIDWHWAWQIIANAANIKENE, translated from the coding sequence ATGAAATTTCCAGACGATGTGCTGAACATATTGCGCCGCCGCTTTGATGCGAATTATCGACAATGGCTGCAGCAGGGATTTGGCGAATGTTCCGTATCGCTGGGCTTGCCGAGCGAGCAGAAGGCTCAGCAGGATATGCAGCGTTTTCTCGCTTGGCTGCAAGCTTGGCAGAAATGGCAGGGCGGCGGTGAGTTGCGGTACAGTCAAAAACAATGGAAACATTTGTCCGTGCAAAGATTGCCCGAAAAATTGCTATTCACACAAGCGGAAGCGCTTGCCGCCGCCATAGGTCGGGCAGAGGCTTGGCAAAGCATGAGAAAGCGCTATCAATCCTTGGTGAATCAATGGCGGCAGCTGGCCGGCGTGGCAGCGAAACATATTGAAAAGCTCAGTTCCTATAGTGATGAGGATTTTTTACGTTTGCAGCATTTGCTGCTTTGGCTGATTGAGCATGAGGCTGCTTCGCTTTATCCGCGCCAATTGCCGATTGCAGGCATGGACAGCAAATGGTTAGAAAGTCGCAAGGGATTGATTGTAGATTGTTTGTCGGCTATCCGCGGCGGTTTGAACGAAAAAGATTTCTATGCCTGTACGGGCTTGCTCGCCCCGCCGACACGTTTGCGTATGCGTATTTTAGATGCGGATTTACGCAGGCTGTGCGGCGGTTTAAGCGATATTTCGGCACCGGTGGCAGAAATTGCCGCATTGGCGATTGCGCCGCGGCGAGTCTTTATCGTGGAGAATGTGCAAACCGGTTTGGCATTTACGGATATGCGGCAGACGGTCGTGATGATGGGTTTGGGCTATGCGGTAGATGTCTTGGCGGAAATCGTTTGGCTCAAACAGGCGTATGTGTATTATTGGGGCGATATCGATACGCACGGTTTTGCGATTTTGCACCGCGCACGCACTTATGTGCCGCATTTGCAATCGATTTTAATGGACGAAGCGACTATGCTGGCGCATCAAAGTTTATGGGGTAGGGAAGACAAACCGCATAGCGCGGATGGATTTGAAGGGCTGATGCCGACTGAGCAGTCATTGTATGAGACCTTAAAAAACAATCGTTATGCCCAGCATCTGCGTCTTGAACAAGAGCGGATTGATTGGCATTGGGCTTGGCAGATAATCGCAAATGCCGCAAACATTAAGGAGAATGAATGA
- a CDS encoding ATP-binding protein, with protein sequence MSSADYNLSLFETEQFRMRALQVYHWGTFHGLHHIPISEKGFLFVGRSGAGKSTLLDAISALLVPPRWLDFNAAAREMARSGHDRNVLSYVRGAWSEQKDDDSGEIATRYLRTGTTWSALALRYENPSGRVVVLVQIFWLRGNSNSNTDVRRVYLISEGDFDLRALQSFAESNFDLRKLKQTFSQAFIREEFSAYAERFRHLLGIESEMALRLLHKTQSAKNLGDLNVFLRDFMLDKPQTFAVAQRLVNEFAELNAAYRAVVDAREQIAVLRPAAQAHQEYVHLQSLRSYHEQLKQGIDIYSNHCRRQLLGKAIERLMKRQHHQQHVQQQAEQEKNHQEVLLENLRLQHLAAGGSELRHLEQACRDWEDKRDKRVQQSAELQKICLALDWHFPNTVEEFAQLSVSAQQEKEDWNARYDSENERYIALKQALNQALQERDSLQADILEMLRQPSNIPRTLLTLRREMAEALNVHESQFPFVGELLEVKAQEAAWRGAIERLLRGFALSLLVDEAQYAGVNKYVNERQLGQRLVFYRLSGVDKSPSSLRSTDSVLHKLQIKEHPHRYWLEQQLRQRFDYVCVENLAALRQVERALTQEGQIKHNQMRHEKDDRHALNERRQWVLGFDNREKLALYQQQLHQLEAEIEALEQTIDGLQKKKKQQEERMGYCHRLMLLNWQDVDVSSAVKHIDALNRQIDRLRQDAQHLQTLEAEIEQQHSRYQKVKEVWEQARLAYLQIEQDLAKYQKQLEHLQTQALATLLPREKEALAERFQSIAKELTQENLSEVTLAVERQLSEDIKGQTKQIHSHERFIEECFAEFKRRWQAEAGDVDASLASAGDYFNKLNRLESDGLPEYEQRFFDLLQSQSQQNLAALSSYLMQARKDILHRMELVNESLGQVPFNQQGGEKSFLKIEVKDRYLPEVKEFRKDIQQALSHAFVQESREEAEARFLILQKIVQRLSGTEAEAKRWRELMLDVRLHVEFIGLEYDEAGKVLETHRSGAAKSGGQRQKLAATCLAAALRYQLGGHDHGLPMYAPVVLDEAFDKADNEFTALAMNIFINFGFQMIVATPLKSVMTLEPFIGGACFVDISERKYSSVLLIDYDESHQRLNVPADAAQ encoded by the coding sequence ATGAGTAGTGCGGATTATAATTTGTCTTTGTTTGAGACCGAGCAATTTAGAATGCGCGCTTTGCAGGTCTATCATTGGGGCACTTTTCATGGCCTGCATCATATTCCGATAAGCGAGAAAGGTTTTTTATTTGTCGGGCGTTCCGGGGCTGGAAAATCCACTTTATTAGATGCCATTTCGGCTTTGCTTGTGCCGCCGCGTTGGCTGGATTTTAATGCTGCCGCGCGTGAAATGGCGCGCAGCGGTCATGATCGGAATGTGTTGAGCTATGTGCGCGGAGCATGGTCGGAGCAAAAAGACGATGATTCGGGGGAAATTGCCACGCGTTATTTGCGCACAGGAACGACTTGGAGCGCTTTGGCTTTGCGTTATGAAAATCCTTCGGGACGCGTGGTGGTCTTGGTGCAGATTTTTTGGCTGCGCGGCAATAGCAATAGCAATACCGATGTGCGGCGCGTGTATTTGATTAGCGAGGGCGATTTTGATTTGCGGGCTTTGCAGAGTTTTGCAGAGAGTAATTTTGATCTCCGCAAACTTAAGCAAACTTTTTCGCAGGCTTTTATCCGCGAAGAGTTCAGCGCTTACGCAGAAAGGTTTCGCCATTTATTGGGCATAGAGAGCGAGATGGCTTTGCGCTTGCTGCATAAAACGCAGTCGGCGAAGAATTTAGGCGATTTAAATGTGTTTTTGCGCGATTTTATGCTGGATAAACCGCAAACATTTGCGGTGGCGCAGCGTTTGGTCAATGAATTCGCCGAGTTGAATGCGGCATATCGGGCGGTGGTGGATGCGCGTGAGCAGATTGCGGTATTGCGTCCCGCAGCTCAGGCGCATCAGGAATATGTTCATCTGCAATCTTTGCGCAGCTATCATGAGCAATTAAAGCAAGGAATTGATATTTATAGCAATCATTGTCGTCGGCAATTGTTGGGCAAAGCGATTGAGCGTTTGATGAAGCGGCAGCATCATCAGCAGCATGTGCAGCAGCAGGCGGAGCAGGAGAAAAATCATCAGGAAGTATTGCTGGAAAATCTCAGATTGCAGCATTTGGCGGCAGGCGGCAGCGAGCTGAGGCATTTGGAGCAGGCGTGCAGGGATTGGGAAGACAAACGGGATAAACGGGTGCAGCAATCGGCGGAATTGCAGAAGATTTGTCTGGCTTTGGATTGGCATTTTCCTAATACGGTAGAGGAATTTGCCCAGCTCAGTGTATCGGCACAGCAAGAAAAAGAAGACTGGAATGCTCGTTATGATTCGGAAAACGAGCGCTATATCGCGCTTAAGCAGGCGCTGAATCAAGCCTTGCAAGAGCGGGATTCTTTGCAGGCGGATATTCTGGAGATGCTGCGCCAGCCTTCCAATATTCCAAGAACTCTGCTGACTTTGCGCCGAGAGATGGCCGAGGCTTTGAATGTGCATGAAAGTCAGTTTCCTTTTGTCGGCGAGCTTTTGGAGGTGAAAGCGCAAGAAGCTGCTTGGCGTGGGGCAATCGAGCGTTTGCTGCGCGGTTTTGCTTTGTCTTTGTTGGTAGATGAAGCGCAGTATGCCGGTGTCAATAAATATGTGAATGAGCGGCAATTAGGGCAGCGATTGGTGTTTTATCGCTTAAGCGGAGTCGATAAAAGCCCTTCTTCTTTGCGCTCGACGGATTCGGTATTGCATAAATTACAGATTAAAGAGCATCCGCATCGTTATTGGCTGGAGCAGCAGTTGCGGCAGCGTTTCGATTATGTCTGCGTTGAGAATTTGGCGGCATTGCGCCAAGTCGAACGTGCGCTTACCCAAGAAGGGCAGATTAAACATAATCAGATGCGTCATGAAAAAGATGACCGTCATGCGCTAAATGAGCGCCGTCAATGGGTCTTGGGTTTTGATAATCGCGAGAAATTGGCTTTGTACCAGCAGCAATTGCATCAGCTTGAGGCGGAAATCGAAGCGCTTGAGCAAACGATTGATGGTCTGCAGAAAAAGAAAAAGCAGCAGGAAGAGCGCATGGGTTATTGTCATCGTCTGATGCTGCTAAATTGGCAGGATGTCGATGTATCGAGTGCGGTAAAACATATTGATGCCTTAAATCGGCAGATTGATCGTCTGCGGCAAGATGCACAGCATTTGCAGACGTTAGAAGCGGAGATTGAGCAGCAGCACAGCCGCTATCAGAAGGTCAAAGAGGTTTGGGAGCAAGCGCGGTTGGCTTATTTGCAGATTGAACAGGATTTGGCTAAATATCAAAAGCAATTAGAGCATTTACAGACTCAGGCACTGGCTACATTGCTCCCGCGTGAAAAAGAGGCGCTTGCCGAGCGGTTTCAATCGATTGCCAAAGAGCTGACGCAAGAGAATTTGTCTGAGGTAACTTTGGCGGTTGAGCGGCAATTAAGCGAGGACATCAAAGGGCAGACTAAGCAGATTCATAGTCATGAGCGTTTTATTGAAGAATGTTTTGCGGAATTTAAGCGGCGTTGGCAGGCGGAAGCCGGCGATGTGGATGCGAGCTTGGCGAGCGCCGGCGATTATTTCAATAAATTAAATCGTTTGGAAAGTGACGGTCTGCCGGAATATGAGCAGCGGTTTTTTGATTTGCTGCAGAGTCAGAGTCAGCAGAATCTTGCCGCCTTGTCCAGCTATTTAATGCAGGCGCGCAAGGATATTCTGCATCGTATGGAGCTGGTGAATGAGAGTCTGGGGCAGGTGCCTTTTAATCAGCAGGGCGGAGAAAAAAGTTTTTTGAAAATTGAGGTAAAAGACCGCTATTTGCCCGAAGTGAAGGAATTTAGAAAAGATATTCAGCAGGCATTAAGCCATGCTTTTGTGCAGGAATCGCGCGAAGAGGCGGAGGCGCGGTTTTTAATTTTGCAGAAAATCGTGCAGCGCTTATCCGGCACGGAAGCAGAGGCGAAGCGTTGGCGCGAGTTGATGTTGGATGTGCGCCTGCATGTGGAATTTATCGGGCTTGAGTATGATGAGGCAGGAAAGGTGTTGGAAACGCATCGCAGCGGTGCGGCAAAATCGGGCGGTCAGCGGCAAAAATTGGCGGCTACCTGTTTGGCGGCAGCTTTGCGTTATCAATTAGGCGGGCATGATCACGGTTTGCCGATGTATGCTCCTGTGGTGCTCGATGAGGCTTTTGATAAGGCGGATAATGAATTTACCGCCTTGGCAATGAATATTTTCATTAATTTTGGCTTTCAGATGATTGTGGCAACGCCTTTGAAATCGGTGATGACGTTGGAACCCTTTATCGGCGGGGCTTGCTTTGTCGATATTTCCGAACGCAAATATTCTTCCGTCTTGCTGATTGATTATGACGAATCGCATCAGCGGCTGAATGTGCCGGCGGATGCGGCGCAATGA
- a CDS encoding DUF4194 domain-containing protein: MDSEEQAIEPLYVGDTGDLCLESRRALIQLLQGPALDARYHGRLWQALLQDEENIRRYLSALFLELIIDTSSQIAFVRQADTQELEAPRMLKSLPLNFEASVLLLFLRQQLIQAQAQGRRAVVSENEIVEYFMAFERSGNTDRALFLRRIQAAIEKMKKPNILQKIRNSEGRFEISPVLKLLFSAEEVQELTRQYRHIAAHQAPVFEAQEDADE, translated from the coding sequence ATGGATTCTGAAGAGCAGGCAATTGAGCCGCTATATGTCGGTGATACGGGAGATTTGTGTTTGGAAAGCCGCCGCGCTTTAATTCAGTTGTTGCAGGGGCCGGCATTGGATGCGCGTTATCATGGCAGATTATGGCAGGCATTGCTGCAAGATGAAGAGAATATCCGCCGTTATTTATCGGCTTTATTTTTAGAGTTGATTATTGATACGTCATCACAAATTGCTTTTGTACGTCAGGCGGATACGCAAGAGTTGGAGGCGCCGCGAATGTTGAAAAGTCTGCCTTTGAATTTCGAGGCTTCCGTCTTGCTTTTGTTTTTGCGTCAGCAATTGATTCAAGCGCAGGCGCAGGGGCGACGGGCGGTGGTATCCGAAAATGAGATTGTGGAATATTTCATGGCTTTTGAGCGCAGCGGCAATACGGATCGGGCTTTGTTTCTCAGACGCATACAGGCAGCGATAGAGAAAATGAAAAAACCGAATATTTTGCAAAAAATTCGCAATAGCGAAGGGCGTTTTGAAATTTCGCCGGTGTTGAAATTGCTCTTTTCGGCGGAAGAGGTTCAAGAGTTGACGCGGCAATATCGGCACATTGCCGCACATCAAGCGCCGGTGTTTGAGGCGCAGGAGGATGCGGATGAGTAG
- a CDS encoding DUF3375 domain-containing protein, which produces MKAAKTLAHYQRLRTQAVWRLLAAHHAPVIIALLQTYLYDNERSLPASVLLERFDRDLALLRAQGEDLPQTAQSYLSAWLAEGYLLRSFPEGAAEEVYELSGAGINAIRFVMGLLQPHARATESRLSVVISQLQDLAQDTDKDKFRRIDRLLKERARIDQEIAAIEQGQLRVMPKDRAVERCREIISLADELLGDFRRVRDEFEQLNRDLREKILEEANRGEVLEALFAGMDVISESEAGKTFAAFWRLLIDQEQSSTLESALEEIMSRHFVRELTSRERQFLLNLTKVLLEQGGVVHDVLSNFAGSLRHFVQSREYLEFRRLNTLLREAQLAALAVKDKARARQQLNYHLHLSSSAVHSLSQWRLYDPSQQADPAAMQEAEAATVDLAAVGNLLAQSEIDYRRLQENVRQVLLKHSQASVAQVLEDFPATQGLGSVLGLLSLASRDGIKTQETEMVQWQGQDGLLRRARIDKLFFVRDKHGF; this is translated from the coding sequence ATGAAGGCGGCGAAAACCCTTGCTCATTATCAGCGTTTGCGCACGCAGGCGGTGTGGCGTTTATTGGCGGCGCATCATGCGCCTGTGATTATCGCTTTATTGCAGACGTATTTATACGATAATGAGCGCAGTTTGCCGGCTTCGGTTTTGCTGGAGCGTTTTGATCGAGATTTGGCTTTGCTGCGTGCGCAGGGGGAGGATTTGCCGCAAACGGCTCAGTCGTATTTAAGTGCTTGGCTGGCGGAGGGGTATTTATTACGTTCTTTTCCCGAAGGTGCGGCGGAAGAGGTGTATGAATTATCCGGTGCCGGAATAAACGCGATCCGTTTTGTGATGGGTTTGCTGCAACCGCATGCAAGGGCAACGGAAAGCCGTTTGTCGGTAGTGATTTCGCAATTGCAGGATTTGGCGCAGGATACGGATAAGGATAAATTCCGCCGTATTGATCGTTTGCTGAAGGAACGGGCGCGGATTGATCAGGAAATTGCCGCGATTGAGCAAGGGCAGTTGCGGGTGATGCCCAAGGATCGCGCTGTTGAGCGTTGTCGCGAGATTATTAGTTTGGCTGATGAATTGTTAGGTGATTTTCGCCGTGTGCGCGATGAGTTTGAGCAGCTCAATCGCGATTTGCGTGAAAAGATTTTAGAAGAGGCGAATCGCGGCGAAGTCTTAGAGGCTTTGTTTGCGGGCATGGATGTGATTAGCGAGAGCGAGGCGGGCAAGACTTTCGCAGCGTTTTGGCGTTTGCTGATTGATCAGGAGCAGTCCAGTACTTTGGAATCGGCGCTTGAGGAGATTATGTCGCGCCATTTCGTACGCGAGTTAACGAGCCGTGAGCGACAATTTTTATTGAATTTGACGAAGGTCTTATTAGAACAGGGCGGCGTGGTGCATGATGTGTTGAGTAATTTTGCCGGTAGTTTGCGTCATTTTGTGCAAAGTCGTGAATATTTGGAGTTTCGCCGCTTGAATACGCTTTTGCGTGAGGCGCAGTTGGCGGCTTTGGCGGTAAAAGATAAGGCGCGCGCTAGGCAGCAGTTGAATTATCACTTGCATTTAAGCAGCAGTGCGGTGCATTCTCTTTCCCAATGGCGCTTATATGATCCCAGTCAGCAGGCTGATCCTGCGGCGATGCAGGAGGCGGAAGCGGCGACGGTGGATTTGGCGGCAGTCGGCAATTTGCTGGCGCAATCTGAGATTGATTATCGCCGTTTGCAGGAGAATGTGCGTCAGGTGTTGCTTAAGCATTCGCAGGCATCGGTTGCGCAGGTTTTGGAGGATTTTCCGGCAACTCAAGGTTTGGGTAGTGTGCTCGGCTTATTGTCTTTGGCCAGTCGTGATGGAATTAAGACGCAGGAGACGGAAATGGTGCAATGGCAGGGGCAAGATGGTCTGTTGCGCAGGGCAAGGATTGATAAATTGTTTTTTGTGAGAGATAAGCATGGATTCTGA
- a CDS encoding vWA domain-containing protein has translation MRRLPVYLLVDTSGSMHGEAIEAVRNGLQVLVSALRQDPYALETAYLSVIAFNSEARQLTPLTELMSFQVPDIQAGGTTALGGALSLLADCIEREVVKGNAETKGDWKPVIFLLSDGSPTDNLQSGIEALKRIKTGTFVACAAGSAADSNTLKQITETVVSLDTADATSIKSFFKWVSSSISVSSQKIELGKEPNGLDELPPPPPELNVVL, from the coding sequence ATGCGCCGTTTACCCGTTTATTTATTGGTCGATACCTCAGGTTCCATGCATGGCGAGGCGATTGAAGCCGTGCGCAACGGACTACAAGTCTTGGTCTCCGCCCTGCGCCAAGACCCCTATGCGCTGGAAACCGCCTATTTATCCGTTATCGCCTTTAACAGCGAAGCGCGCCAACTCACACCGCTTACCGAACTGATGAGCTTTCAGGTGCCGGATATTCAAGCCGGCGGCACTACCGCGCTCGGCGGCGCATTAAGCCTGTTGGCGGATTGCATCGAACGCGAAGTCGTCAAAGGCAATGCCGAAACCAAAGGCGACTGGAAACCCGTCATCTTTCTGCTCTCGGACGGCTCGCCGACCGATAATCTGCAAAGCGGCATCGAGGCTTTGAAACGCATCAAAACCGGTACTTTCGTCGCCTGCGCGGCAGGTTCTGCGGCAGACAGCAACACCTTAAAGCAAATTACCGAAACCGTTGTATCCCTCGACACCGCCGACGCCACTTCCATCAAGAGCTTCTTCAAATGGGTCTCCTCCTCAATCTCCGTCTCCAGCCAAAAAATCGAGCTGGGCAAAGAGCCGAACGGCTTAGACGAACTGCCGCCTCCGCCGCCGGAATTGAATGTGGTTTTATAA
- a CDS encoding vWA domain-containing protein: MSRRLLTYICIDTSGSMRGEPIEAVNNGLAALMAALRQNPYALESVHLSVITFDSHIKEVLPMTALEQVVMPEIVCPESGATFLGAVLEHVIAAVQRDRIVGTAEQKGDWRPILIVLTDGKPTDLLVYSEALAPLKALGFGNIVACAAGPKADASYLKQLSDTVVSLDTMDAASFGKFFQWVSAAISGSSVSVGNPNADNHLPPPPPEINIVL, from the coding sequence ATGTCCAGACGATTACTCACTTATATCTGCATCGACACCTCTGGCTCGATGCGCGGCGAGCCGATTGAGGCAGTCAATAACGGTTTGGCGGCGCTGATGGCGGCGCTCAGACAAAATCCCTACGCGCTGGAAAGCGTGCATTTAAGCGTGATTACCTTTGACAGCCACATCAAAGAAGTGCTGCCCATGACCGCTTTGGAACAAGTCGTCATGCCCGAAATCGTCTGCCCCGAAAGCGGCGCGACTTTTTTAGGCGCCGTGCTTGAACACGTCATTGCCGCCGTGCAGCGCGACCGCATCGTCGGCACCGCCGAGCAAAAAGGCGATTGGCGCCCCATCCTGATTGTACTGACCGACGGCAAGCCCACGGATTTGCTGGTCTATAGCGAAGCCCTTGCGCCGCTGAAAGCGCTCGGCTTCGGCAATATCGTTGCCTGCGCAGCAGGCCCGAAAGCCGATGCCAGCTATTTAAAACAATTGAGCGACACCGTGGTTTCCCTTGATACCATGGATGCCGCCTCATTCGGCAAATTCTTCCAATGGGTATCCGCCGCCATCTCGGGCAGCAGCGTCAGCGTGGGCAATCCCAATGCCGATAATCATCTGCCGCCGCCACCGCCGGAAATCAATATCGTGCTGTAA